tcctgaacaattcttctggcagttgtggctgaaatctttcttggtctacctgaccttggcttggtatcaagagatccccgaattttccacttcttaataagtgattgaacagtactgactggcattttcaaggctttggatatctttttatatccttttccatctttataaagttccattaccttgttacgcaggtcttttgacagttcttttctgctccccatggctcagtatctagcctgctccgtgcatccacgtgagagctaacaaactcattgactatttatacacagacactaattgcaatttaaaaagccacaggtgtgggaaattaacctttaattgccatttaaacctgtgtgtgtcaccttgtgtgtctgtaacaaggccaaacattcaagggtgtgtaaacttttgatcaaggccatttgggtgatttctgttatcattatgatttaaaaaggagccaaacaactatgtgatgataaatggcttcatatgatcactatccttaaataaaagacagttttttgcatgatcagtcatattttcaaaatcaatgccaaaatttcacaatttctgccagggtatgcaaacttttgaacacaactgtaaatAATCATATCAGTAATTCTCACCTTCTCGACAGGTATTCTCCTGCCTTCTGCTAATGTCTTTTTACTGTTGATGTACGCTGGATATATACACAGAAACCTAATGATAGATACAAATTAATCAAACTCGCCTTTACAGAAAAATACTGTGGCGTTACCATGATACAGTGTTGGTATCTGATGCTAATAACATGGTATTTTGTTATATACTATGGTCAGTGTTGGTTAAGTgacttaaaaaaaagtaattaattactaactactaattacatcttctaccatgtaattacattactgtaCGAATtactctgaaaagtaattgcattactaattactaattactttctaaaaccctgatcaacctcaaccagatgaacaatacaaggatagacatgaaactgttcttttaattctttcaaataaatcatataaaatcaaataaattactcatgaactggccaaagaatttaagggggcagcattaaattagaaaacatatattttaacattagacgttaaattcactattgttttatatagaattgtagtctgtagtctatacagtatttaacgcaattacaaaTAAATTACAGAAGAATTAAGGGTAATTCCGTACTTTTTCCTTTGaaaaaagtaatctaattacagtaattaattacttaataatTACGCCAAACAGTTACTATGGTAACAGAATGATTCACATGATCATATTcacgtaccatggtatttacataatACTAAAGGGTGCTTCATGAGATTACCGTGGTATAATGATGGAAACAgatgatattttgatatataccatggtatttaatgATTACCAAATTCAAACATCATTGCATTAGCATACTTCTCCAAAGCGCTTCCTAAATtcatggtacatgtacaaaaacacgGTAATATCATATGTAcaattactttatttacttgagtAGTGTCTGTGCAGACACATAAAATAATGTGAGATTTTAAGTGAGTCACTTTAGCTGCAGCACAATAAATGTGTTCCTCAGCATTAAACTGCATTAATAATTGATCCAAGTGAGCGTTACGATACTGACCTCTCTCTAGCCGCTGGATTGGTGGTTAAATGCGCCATATTTCAGATTAGATTCGAGTTTCATTCGTGTTTTTTTCACACGTGTGAAATTATGAGttgtttctttcatcacatcCGGCTGTGAGTGGGCGTGTTCTTCGTCAGCGGTGACGTCACAGCGCCGCCAATCAGGCCGGAAGTGCATTAGCAACATGAAGCTTGTTTACATTTAACACTAAGGAATGAAAACGTGATTATAATAAAGATTGTGGAAATATGACTCGGGAGATGAAGGTGAGTTAGAGATAGAAGTGTTTATAAATCAAACTTGTGTGTACATTTCCTGCTAGCAAACTggtaaataacatttataaatgtgCTGTTTATTAGAAATTATATAAAGTATTAGCGTATACAAGTTATGGtattaataatattacatttcagctgatttcaAGTATAATAGTTTATGTAAAAAGAGTAAAGAGTTCTTTATAATTTTACAtaaactcagttattattattagtagtagtagtagtagtagtatttaacccttgtgcgtcaatttaaaaaaagttccttagaggacaaaaatgtctgtgtcaaaaactgccataataatattatatattaatattattttccactttcaatgagttaacatttttaaccaacttcagtcctgatcataactaccaaatattcattcatttcaggattttaaccctttaaattccagtttgtttacataatgccactgtcacacatttctcaatacacacatacaaaacacactctgacatccataccaacacacacacacaattttagctgcatcatttattcaattggcctgcagtgctctataatacagcaaacagaaaataggaaaaaagcatgtatttgctccataggcaaaacatgagaaaaatggcgccatctggtggaaaatgtttaaaatgtacattttgatggggtcgtgggtagctcagcgagtattgacgctgactaccacccctggagtcgcgagttcgaatccagggcgtgctgagtgactccagtcaggtctcctaagcaaccaaattggcccggttgctagggagggtagagtcacatggggtaacctcctcatggtcacaattaagggttctcgttctcaatggggcgtgtggtaagttgtgtgtggatcccGGAgcgtagcatgagtctccacatgctgtgagtctccgcggtgtcatgcacaatgagtcacgtgataagatgcgcagattgacggtctcagaagcggaggcaactgagacttgtcctccgccacccggattgaggtgagtacccgcaccaccacgaggacctactaagtagtgggaattgggcgttccaaattggcagaaaaggggagaaaaataaaaatgtaaattttgaagccagggctccggaatgaaagcataatatcatagaattcatgattttatgctttaatggcactgggatcaaatattgcagttttaatgggtttcaatggggacatttttgtcctgaaggtcctgagtgtaactattttgtgtacacagtgtattatagatgtattataggaactgagcttgaaatatcaaaattccccccaaaatacacacctttggccaaatttatgccattggcattaacacggccaaaatgatcgaaaaaacaaaaatgaaaaagacaaaaatgtcctgaaggtcgcacaagggttaatcgaCAATAGTCATTTTCTCATGTCCCCAAGCTGCATTTTAAAATTCTTTGGTAAATGTAAGTGCAAAAATactcacatttatatatattttttgtctatgGTTAAATTATCCTAATAActtcagtttttctttctttctagttgttgtttaatttaataatgataatagaGTTTTTCCCACCCCGTCATTctcatgtccaccctgttattcaGGAGTTTTTTTAACTACACTTCTGTAATATTTTGTGTTTCTTAAGCAAATTTTGggtgtaaattaataaataatggaAGGCAAAGttactgtattttaatttaaaattctaATCGTGTtattttagaagtaaaaagtgaAATCATGAAATTTAAGAAATAGACACATTATgtgaaataacacaaaaaaagaaacagtttttgaatatttatatatatacatataaaacaatGATGTTTCATTTATCAAAAGTTTAAAAGCCCAAATGTCACAGaactgtaggaatgacccatGTAATGTGATTGcatgttgtgtttgttgtgtgtcatAAGGATGTGAGTGTGTATTTCAGCGGTGTGTTGGAGGTCTCAGATGTTCTGCTCATCACACACAAACTTCTCGAGGAGTTTCCCTGCAGAATTCTGCCTGAATTCAAACCCTGGTACCCATCAACATCCGACACCAACAAACCCATTAAACCCAGAAAGCCTCCACCGCTGGTCTCCTCTGAAGATCTCGAGAACATCACACGCTATCTGGAGGAACCACAGAACGCTTCAAACACCAAACACAAGAGCAAACCTGAAGAGACCTGGAAAAGAAAGTCACCGAGCAGCCCTGAGACGAGCGCCAGAGATCAGTGTGTGAGTGAACCGAAGAAGTTCAAACGCTCATGGTGTGTCATTACCAACAGAAGCACACCGCTGAAGATCACACACTCGTTCTCATGGCTGTTCCGGAAGACTGTCGAGAAACACAGACTGCATCTTTACCAGAGAGTCAAATGGGTCGTGTGTGAAGTGAACTGTGTAGTGCACACTATGGAGGCTGTTTGGCTTGATCTGAACCGAGCGATCAGACACTCCAGACTGCCCACATGCAATGCCAACTTTCAGAGAGAGTTGGCACAGATTTGGGTGTACTGTGACGTCTTTTACTGTGAATACATCGGGAATTTCTTGAAACAAGAATTCCAGCTCTCAGGACAGATTAGTTTAACAGTTCATAAACTTGGAGACATTATTAAGTTATAGATTTGGAGCTTGTTCTGTTTAAAAGTGTAAATGATCTTTTTTAATTATAGTTTGTGATATGCATTTTAACCCTGGATTAAATGGTGCTGCTGTTTGTTTCACAACTGTCTCTGTCCTGCTTGATTGAGAATTCATTtatagtgatagaccgatataacggccaggctgattaatcggcagatatttggccatttCGCGATTACACAGAGCAATTATAACAGTGTTTGCTGGGCCAATTAACAGAAccattcaaaaaataattttcttactgagtatttttgtcttattttctggtaaaaatatcgaaacttcctaaaaaagaaaaatgtactttAGTAGCAGAATGTGTAattttcagataaatctaacaaaagtttgtggggtttatgcttaataaaaataacaaacgaTTTTCCAATGGGgtcatttttaaacataaaaacccccccaaaaattaatttttattcgtaccgcattggcaaattgttttttcttgttaCAAGCATATACAGTTATGTTATTAAATTTAGTTAATTGTTAAATAAGGTTAAAGGGTtcatggaagtcaatggggtcaatctgtaaacattaaaatactcactgtttcaaaagtatagacacaagacataaacaatatgtgtgttaacatgattttactgtgattaaatcacttactaaccacatctgtgtgaagttataggcaattttactactgcgttgccatgacgacataacgcctaaaacgaccataaaaatgaggatttaaagaactttacagctcaaataatacacatttacagctctaaaaattgaccccattgacttctattgtaagtgtctcactggaacacacatttgtgcttttttaaagaaaaggaggaacgagtcgaaattaatttttgtggtgatcagtataatgacacaaatgctgtcgactgagctgaacttgtattgaacccagaatattctttaagtacactgtaaaccctaaagttgtcattacttgAAATATTAAGTTGTCTTAATGGTTGTTAGAATTCATAGAGGATTTAGCTCTTTGttagtattatttatattgttttattgcaAATAGATGTTTTCATatgatgtcaccattaggttgATCAAAGTCccatttggtcaagttggacgtTGTTAACATTACcacagttctccttgtgcatgtgcaactgaactACAGATAtaaatgcatttctgtggagaaatattAAATAACTGAtctagaatcagttatcatctttaATTGAGATGTGCTATTGTTTGTTCTAAAAtttaatcaattcaattaaaatgattaacaacagtaggaaaaacaatatttaaatagaaaatctgagttaagtctacttgcaccTAGTTAACTTATATAGTTAAATGAATTCTGTATGTACagcaagttaattgaacttaaatacttatgttttgggagaccccattactcaatggaattgagggaacgagtttactcagtcAAATGAGTGCAATGAGCTTAATAGGTTTTTCGgtgtaatgtttttcttttttaagaaagtttagatatttgtaccgtaaaaaaaagacaaaaatattcgGTAAGAATTCTCTTGCAATGAAGTTTTATGTTCCCCTTGTGTCAGTTCAAacatctaccaatagatttgccaattattattatttttttcaagtttaagTGAATTTGACTAAATATTATACActgtaaatatgtttttgttttcactttagaaatttgaTGCACATTTAATTTGCTGTTGTATAATTGCCATATAAATCGGCATTTACATCAGCCATCCTGCTGTCTAgatatcggccattgaaaaatcaATATTGGTCAAGCACTGTTAATTAAATTTGATTTGGCAATGCCAACACTCTTTATGTCAAACACATCAAGGTTTCTCGTTCTCCTATAGATTAAGAGTAGACACTTCAGTTCCATcagtgacatttcacattcagaCACTTAACATTAAAAGACAACAAAAAGATGATTTGTACTTTACTACAAAATATCAAAAACCACAGTGACGTGCACAATGTAGACCATAAGAAGCATGCAACCCTTGTGAATTCTGTACCTTATCTGATTCTACAGAATATCAGATTCTGGTAAACTGGGAAACGTTCATACATAGTGATTTGTTAAGAATCTGATAGATTCGAAATACAATTCAGTATTTGTAAGTAATGTGATTTGTGCACTGTAT
This sequence is a window from Myxocyprinus asiaticus isolate MX2 ecotype Aquarium Trade chromosome 33, UBuf_Myxa_2, whole genome shotgun sequence. Protein-coding genes within it:
- the LOC127423885 gene encoding shieldin complex subunit 3-like, coding for MTREMKDVSVYFSGVLEVSDVLLITHKLLEEFPCRILPEFKPWYPSTSDTNKPIKPRKPPPLVSSEDLENITRYLEEPQNASNTKHKSKPEETWKRKSPSSPETSARDQCVSEPKKFKRSWCVITNRSTPLKITHSFSWLFRKTVEKHRLHLYQRVKWVVCEVNCVVHTMEAVWLDLNRAIRHSRLPTCNANFQRELAQIWVYCDVFYCEYIGNFLKQEFQLSGQISLTVHKLGDIIKL